The DNA segment gcttaagacTTAAAATCAGCACCTTCTGCCTTCCAGTAACCTCTCATAAACTACAGGACTGACTCAAGACCAGCACAGGGGTTTCATATGACTCTGTGCTCACTCAGTTCTCCTTACACACTGCCATACCGGTGCTATAACCACCTGGATTGTCGTTTTTTGACTGACTGAACTCAAAGCAGCTCTATGTCATGTAGGAAGAGTCGTGCTGCTCACAAAAGGACGCTCTGTGTCCGAGCATTGCAGCTGACTGCCTGCTTTGCTAATGTGTGTCTACGCTTTCATGGAGAGATATCACTAGCTGACAATGACACTGTTCTGAGACCTCAGCAGAGAGAAGCACCTCCATGGTGACGCCAGCACAGACATGTCAGAAGACAAACAAAGCCTGACCCCAACTGATAAAAGACTGGGGGAAAATAATCATGCCCATACACAGCCTACTGAATGAAGCTTTACCCAAGATTAAAAACACCCTTTTAGATTCACCTCTCAATTCCcagatttaaatatttctaatattaagAAAACAATAATGGAAAAGCTTATATGAGAGCATTCTGCGGTAAACAGTTTACAGTAAGAAAAACAAGATCTGTGTGTTCAGTGATCAaggtaacaaaaaataaataaactaaaatataaaacactgtgcattacattacattataattataaattatacttcatttaaaaaaaaattaattaaaaaaatattttaggaattattttatattttagtataaaaaaacTGCCCCTGCTGGTAGAAgccatacaatatatttatataatgtgtgatatatatatatatatatatatatatatatatatatatatatatatatatatatatatatatatatattttttttaagttacaagaaatttcaaaatgttcaaaatgtcacGTTTAATTCATTTCCAATAATTTTCcttagtgaaaattgtttctacaccatttatAAACATTCTCTATTGgcatcaattaaaaagtagccaTGTATTCAGTCACATTTTTAAGGCCAAATTCATGCCATTAACTATgattttgcctcaaactcctaatttgatgcttattaacagttattatggtagctgttaagtttaggtattgggtaggattagggatgtagaatatggtcatgcagaatatgttaatgttaccaatatgttaataatatgcatgataataagcaactagttaaatgtgagaattggtctctactaaagtgttaccatgtatTCTAAGAAATAAATCATTCAGTAAGGTCTTACATTGTAAAAACTCTGCTTTAACATGAAATATGTGACTTTTTATAACATAATGGGTAAAAAGAGGCCTTATTTTCTATCTGGAAGTCATTCTCACTTCATTGACGTTAATCTTGGACTTTGCAGAGGACTCCAGGAAAGCACAGCTATTCCACTGACGGGCGAGATTCTGGCCCTGTTCCTTCCCGACCACCCTCTCGTCTTCCAGATCACACTTATTACCCACCAGGATCATTGGCACCTGAAGAGAAACACATCGACTGAGTTTTCAGATTTAAATGAGTCACTTAAGGACAAAGAAATCAAGTGGTTTAGGGATTAgaacaaaaaaagtgaatgtcTTTTTGAGAAGAAGTGACAATTCATTTGCATTTTCAgcacacatttcatacacaaaaacacttaaaatataagtttacatGGTCATCATTTCCAACTTCTCTATCTGTTTTTCATCTAGGGAACTATTTAGAGGCATTAGCAGAAACTGTGTTGCTATATTAGCAGAAATCGTTCTTAAGGGGCCGCAGTTTGCAAAAGCTGTTGTAATTCCTTAATTGAAAAAGATACTGCAAAAGAGGGAAAAAGAGGGGGGAGGAAGAGATAGCCGAAAACCCCTTTGGTCATTTCAAGGCTTCAGATGCATTCATATTTGCATACAATTCCACAAACGCAGCTAAAAACTCCCACACAAATCTCAGTTTTTCAGCTGAGAGACACTCCAGATATAATAGCAGAAGTGAAACTATGAGACAAAgcatttacatttgatttcagCAAATACTTTCAAAGCAACAAGAAAGTTGAGATATtgtgtacatgaaaaaaaaaataagcaagtaGCCCAGGCAGAATTAATTACCCGAAACGTCTTGTGTTAAACAGCAGAGTTGAGGAAGTGGACAGAAATAGTGCAGGTCAACTGAGGTCGTCACATGATCATCTTTCTCAGAAACCGTTTAGAATGAgttcttatacacacacacacacacacacacacacacacacacacacacctttcacaCAGATTTTTTTCCTCCTAACAAACTTGGCCGCAGTTCAATCCAAGCCTAGTCCGACTTTGTGACAAAAGACACTATATCTTAAGGGACATTCACACACAGTTATCTTTGCAATAGGAAGTCAATCATTTTCACTGAATGTTGTTGATTCTCAGCGAGTATGATTCAtgcagtctttaaaaaaaattactatttgtgGTCATGTTagtttaagaaaaacaaaaacttatcaTTATGCCTATTAGCAACCTCCAGCGATAATATTTCTGGAATTGCGATAAACCagaaagcaatcaaaataaacactaaGTAAACTCAGCTAGCAAACTGTTTGCTTGCCCAACCAGTGCTGTCAAACACAGAGAGGTGGACAAGAAGGGAAAAACTCTGGTCTTCTGTCAACAAAGACGAGCCTCTTCACAGCCGAAAGGTCACCCTTATTGACGATGGCGAGCATGAGGGCTCAGGGTGAGTGTGAAAAAGGGTGAGATGAAAGCTAAAGGCAGGGCAGCAGACACTGAGGTTGAGTTTCTGGAGATGGACAAGACTCACATCATCCGTGTCTTTGACCCGCAGAATCTGTTCTCTCAAGTCCTGCAGGTCGTTGAAGGTGGACTGTGCTGTTATGGAGTATACTAGTGCAAAGCCCTGGCCGTTCTTCATGTACAGGTCCCTCATGGCTGTGAATTGTTCCTGAgtggaggagaaagaggaggTGAAGTGATGAGGAGAAGTGTTCAGGTAGTGTCTGGGGGAGTTGAGGTACTGAcagacaaaatgtttaaaaaaatctctaaaacaCAAATTCATAGTGAGTACAGAGCAGCTTTTTTGAAGTAACACTgtctataaatatgaaataacccATACGATAccaacatactgtacaaaaactactggtttattatagttattatataactgaattataactgaaacaatgtaaaaaaagaaaaataaataacaaaagcacaaacatgatgagactttaaatgatcatttgattttaataaataatacgtTTGTAAAGTAAATGTGTTCCCTCTGCATTTAATCTGGAAACACTGGATGGaccttccattcaaaagtttgaggtcacatttacctttttttttttttttataaagtaatatttgtatttagcaaAAACTCAAGAGCAACAGCAAAGACATTtccaatatttcaaaatatttccatttcaaatagaTACGgctcttttgaaatttctaattatcaaagaa comes from the Cyprinus carpio isolate SPL01 chromosome B4, ASM1834038v1, whole genome shotgun sequence genome and includes:
- the rap1b gene encoding ras-related protein Rap-1b codes for the protein MREYKLVVLGSGGVGKSALTVQFVQGIFVEKYDPTIEDSYRKQVEVDGQQCMLEILDTAGTEQFTAMRDLYMKNGQGFALVYSITAQSTFNDLQDLREQILRVKDTDDVPMILVGNKCDLEDERVVGKEQGQNLARQWNSCAFLESSAKSKINVNEIFYDLVRQINRKTPVPGKARKKSTCQLL